From the Blattabacterium cuenoti genome, one window contains:
- the fabF gene encoding beta-ketoacyl-ACP synthase II produces the protein MDKLKRVVVTGIGAITPIGNNIKEYWSSLINGKSGSAPITYFDTKKYKTKFACELKNYDPNIFFSKKELKKLDPCSQYGIVASEEAIKNSKINFSNEKKDRIGVIWGSGIGGLLNLEESISDHINRSNYPRFSPFFIPKMLIDITAGIISINYGIQGPNYATVSSCASSSNAIVDAYHLICLNKADVIISGGSEAAITQSGIGGFNAIHALSIKNNEYKTASRPFDKDRDGFVLGEGAGCILLEEYEHAKDRGAYIYAEVIGVGMSGDAYHITAPHPEGKGIILAMKSAIKDSGIKPGEVDHINSHGTSTKLGDIAEVKAMKKVFSNNIYNIDINSTKSMTGHLLGAAGAIEAIASILPLTKEIIPPTINLFNIDKNIDSKIKFTPNKYIKKKVSISMCNSFGFGGHNVCILFKKINVI, from the coding sequence ATGGATAAATTAAAAAGAGTAGTAGTAACAGGTATTGGAGCAATAACTCCAATAGGAAATAATATTAAAGAATATTGGAGTTCTCTTATAAATGGTAAAAGTGGATCTGCACCTATTACTTATTTCGATACTAAAAAATATAAAACAAAATTTGCTTGTGAATTGAAAAATTATGATCCTAATATTTTTTTTAGTAAAAAAGAACTTAAAAAGTTAGATCCATGTTCTCAATATGGTATAGTGGCATCTGAAGAAGCTATAAAGAATAGTAAAATTAATTTTTCTAATGAAAAAAAAGATAGAATTGGAGTAATTTGGGGTTCAGGAATAGGTGGATTACTAAATTTAGAGGAATCAATATCTGATCATATAAACAGAAGTAACTATCCTAGGTTTAGTCCATTTTTTATCCCTAAAATGTTGATAGATATTACAGCTGGAATTATTTCCATTAACTATGGAATACAGGGGCCTAATTATGCAACCGTTTCTTCTTGTGCATCTTCTTCTAATGCCATAGTTGATGCTTATCATTTAATATGTTTAAATAAAGCAGATGTAATTATTTCTGGAGGATCAGAAGCAGCTATTACGCAAAGTGGAATTGGTGGGTTTAATGCTATTCATGCATTGTCTATTAAAAATAATGAATATAAAACTGCATCTAGACCTTTTGATAAGGATAGAGATGGTTTTGTATTAGGAGAAGGAGCAGGGTGTATACTTCTTGAAGAGTATGAACATGCTAAAGATAGAGGAGCATATATATATGCTGAAGTAATAGGAGTAGGTATGTCTGGAGATGCTTATCATATTACAGCGCCACATCCAGAAGGAAAAGGAATTATTTTAGCTATGAAATCAGCTATAAAAGATTCTGGAATTAAACCAGGAGAAGTAGATCATATTAATTCACATGGAACTTCTACTAAATTAGGAGATATTGCAGAAGTAAAAGCTATGAAAAAAGTTTTTTCTAATAACATTTATAATATAGATATTAATTCTACAAAATCTATGACTGGACATTTGTTAGGAGCGGCAGGAGCTATAGAAGCAATAGCGTCTATTCTTCCTTTGACAAAAGAAATAATTCCTCCAACTATTAATTTATTTAACATAGACAAAAATATAGATTCTAAAATAAAGTTTACTCCAAATAAATACATTAAAAAAAAAGTATCAATTAGCATGTGCAATTCATTTGGATTTGGAGGTCATAATGTTTGTATTTTATTTAAAAAAATAAATGTTATTTGA
- a CDS encoding acyl carrier protein: MSDIASRVHAIIVDKLSIEKNEIFSNTRFTNDLGADSLDIVELIMEFEKEFDISIPDEKAERITTVGDAIQAIEYILIEKNNSQKK; this comes from the coding sequence ATGTCTGATATTGCATCTAGAGTTCATGCCATTATCGTAGATAAACTAAGTATAGAAAAAAATGAAATTTTTTCTAATACTCGTTTTACTAACGATTTAGGAGCAGATTCATTAGATATAGTTGAACTTATAATGGAATTTGAAAAAGAGTTTGATATTAGTATTCCTGATGAAAAAGCAGAGAGAATTACCACTGTAGGGGACGCTATACAGGCCATAGAATATATTTTAATTGAAAAAAATAATTCACAAAAAAAATAA
- a CDS encoding F0F1 ATP synthase subunit epsilon, translated as MKIKIFKLQNIEYKGEVISIYAPGIDGYFQILDNHTSFISILKSGILKFYFYEKNKKIIKKMKIKNGIFQVKENDVLIFI; from the coding sequence ATGAAAATAAAAATATTTAAATTACAAAATATTGAATATAAAGGAGAAGTAATTTCGATATATGCTCCAGGAATAGATGGCTATTTTCAAATATTAGATAATCATACTTCATTTATTTCTATTCTAAAAAGTGGAATATTAAAATTTTATTTTTATGAAAAAAATAAAAAAATTATAAAGAAAATGAAAATAAAAAATGGAATTTTTCAAGTAAAAGAAAATGATGTTTTAATTTTTATATGA
- the atpD gene encoding F0F1 ATP synthase subunit beta — protein sequence MQNHSNKKIKGIITKIIGPVIDVFFEKDVELPNIYDSLEIHLSKELKIVLEIQQHIGNNKVRCLSMEETNGLKRGDEVYMTNNPISIPVGDELNGRVLNVLGDCIDGLGNIDTSLFMPIHNDPPEFKNLSTETEILYTGIKVIDLIGPYPKGGKIGLFGGAGVGKTVLIQELINNIAKGYGGRSVFAGVGERSREGNDLLREMIESGIIKYGESFVESMKNGFWDLSKVDKEVLKKSKATFIFGQMNESPGARARVALSGLTIAEYYRDKINKKREGQDVLFFIDNIFRFTQAGSEVSTLLGRIPSSVGYQPTLSSEMGVMQERITSTKKGSITSVQAVYVPADDLTDPAPAVTFSHLDATTVLSRKIASLGIYPSVDPLDSTSRILSPEIVDKNHYDCAQKVKEILQKYNSLQDIIAILGIEELSDDDKLIVSRARKVQRFLSQPFHVAKQFTGIEGEFVKIEDTIKGFNMIIDGELDNIPEISFNLKGTIEQVIESGEKIISNIS from the coding sequence ATGCAAAATCATAGTAATAAAAAAATAAAAGGAATAATTACTAAAATTATAGGACCTGTAATAGACGTTTTTTTTGAAAAAGACGTAGAATTACCTAATATTTATGATTCGTTGGAGATACATTTATCTAAAGAATTAAAAATAGTTTTAGAAATTCAACAACATATTGGAAACAATAAAGTAAGATGCTTATCAATGGAGGAAACAAATGGATTAAAAAGAGGTGATGAAGTATATATGACTAATAATCCAATTAGTATTCCAGTAGGAGATGAACTAAATGGTAGAGTGTTAAATGTTTTAGGAGATTGTATTGACGGTTTGGGAAATATAGATACTTCATTATTTATGCCAATTCATAACGATCCTCCTGAATTTAAAAACTTATCAACAGAGACTGAAATATTATATACTGGAATAAAAGTAATTGATTTGATTGGACCTTATCCAAAAGGAGGAAAAATAGGATTATTTGGTGGAGCTGGAGTAGGAAAAACAGTATTAATACAAGAATTGATAAATAATATTGCAAAAGGATACGGAGGTAGATCAGTCTTTGCTGGAGTAGGTGAAAGATCAAGAGAAGGGAATGACTTGCTAAGAGAGATGATAGAATCTGGTATTATTAAATATGGAGAGTCATTTGTAGAATCAATGAAAAATGGATTTTGGGATTTGTCTAAAGTAGATAAAGAAGTTTTAAAAAAATCTAAAGCTACTTTTATTTTTGGGCAAATGAATGAGTCCCCTGGGGCAAGAGCTAGAGTAGCTTTATCCGGATTAACAATTGCTGAATATTATAGAGATAAGATAAACAAAAAAAGAGAAGGACAAGATGTATTATTTTTTATAGATAATATATTTAGATTTACTCAAGCTGGGTCAGAAGTTTCCACCTTATTAGGAAGAATTCCATCGTCTGTAGGATATCAACCTACTTTATCATCAGAAATGGGAGTAATGCAAGAAAGAATTACATCTACTAAAAAAGGTTCTATTACATCTGTACAAGCTGTATATGTTCCTGCAGACGATTTAACTGATCCTGCTCCAGCAGTAACATTTTCTCATTTAGATGCAACTACAGTTCTTTCTAGAAAAATTGCTTCTTTAGGTATTTATCCATCAGTAGATCCATTAGACTCTACTTCAAGAATCTTATCTCCAGAAATAGTAGATAAAAATCATTATGATTGTGCACAAAAAGTTAAAGAAATTTTACAAAAATATAATTCATTACAAGACATAATAGCTATTTTAGGAATAGAAGAACTAAGTGATGATGATAAATTAATTGTCTCCAGAGCTAGAAAAGTACAACGGTTTTTATCTCAGCCTTTTCATGTAGCAAAACAGTTTACTGGAATAGAAGGGGAATTTGTAAAAATTGAAGATACTATAAAAGGATTTAATATGATAATAGATGGAGAATTAGATAACATTCCAGAAATATCATTTAATTTAAAAGGAACTATTGAACAAGTAATAGAATCTGGAGAAAAAATTATATCAAATATTTCATGA
- a CDS encoding bifunctional riboflavin kinase/FAD synthetase: MKIYSSIDEFYSLNPCVFTIGIFDGVHIGHKKIIKSFFLKKNKKYSSVLLTFHPHPKEILSQNEKFLYLNTISERIQNLKKTGIKHLIIHPFTKNFSKLDIKDFLQKIIYSKIIIVKLIVGYDFHIGRNRCGTYKEIKKLSHIYGFKLLKIYPYKLKMNIISSTKIRKSLLLGNIDWANKALGYFYTLSGYVVKGKGIGKLIKFPTANLKVNPIKLVPKKGVYAVKIHFLNKIYKGMLNIGINPTISHKEKNIKIEVHIFDFFKNIYGQKIIISIIKIIRKEIKFNSIKQLQYQIKQDKITIERFFLNT; encoded by the coding sequence TTGAAAATCTATTCATCTATAGATGAATTTTACTCTTTAAATCCATGTGTATTTACAATAGGAATTTTCGATGGAGTACATATAGGGCACAAAAAAATAATAAAAAGTTTCTTTCTTAAAAAAAACAAAAAATATTCTTCAGTATTACTTACATTTCATCCACATCCGAAAGAAATATTATCACAAAATGAAAAATTTTTATATTTAAATACTATTTCTGAAAGAATACAAAATTTAAAAAAAACGGGGATAAAACATTTAATAATACACCCATTTACAAAAAACTTTTCTAAGTTAGATATAAAAGATTTCTTACAAAAAATTATTTATTCTAAAATAATAATTGTAAAATTAATTGTTGGATACGATTTCCATATTGGAAGAAATAGATGTGGAACTTACAAAGAAATAAAAAAACTTTCTCATATTTATGGATTTAAACTTTTAAAAATTTATCCATATAAATTAAAAATGAATATTATTAGCTCAACAAAAATTAGAAAATCTCTTTTATTAGGGAACATAGATTGGGCAAATAAAGCTTTAGGATATTTTTATACTTTATCAGGATATGTTGTAAAAGGAAAAGGTATAGGAAAACTTATTAAGTTTCCAACTGCAAATTTAAAAGTTAATCCAATAAAACTAGTTCCAAAAAAAGGAGTTTATGCAGTAAAAATACATTTTTTAAATAAAATTTATAAAGGTATGTTAAACATTGGAATTAATCCTACTATTTCCCATAAAGAAAAAAATATTAAAATAGAAGTACATATTTTTGATTTTTTTAAAAATATTTATGGACAAAAAATAATAATATCAATTATAAAAATTATTCGTAAAGAAATAAAATTCAATTCTATTAAACAATTACAATATCAAATTAAACAAGATAAAATAACCATTGAAAGATTTTTCCTTAATACTTAA
- a CDS encoding PD-(D/E)XK nuclease family protein, with amino-acid sequence MEIEKIIRNISSFFDDGKTLKKRFIFISKDSTFIELLSNEYNANFKNTKTKFFTIEKFLEKISGLKKIDNYYIFLHFLYFLKESDFLVKKSLEYLKWIPNILYDIQNIDFNIDKFFSNIISTETIKKWKCKNSFYKENPFIFWDIIKKYYYLIHSQLIIKRIIYKELLFKKVVPNLYNFLSNSSCEEIIFFFRKDFIFNKWENNFIKKIKEYHKGYLYELSMKKFFTKDYIIKYNDNKINNFSKLKIISVSKEIEQVKILEKIIRKFIKKKKTKTHNNILIIPGDINLIIPIIYSVNNILKIKISFDIDYPFKIIPINYTFQSIFKFLLNKHSKNILIKQYIKNLLLDGYIKKFFSKNDIGIIFQINTLNIKNVLIGILSIVRKFKNYLFYNVKKHFLELKFLSKLEKFILKIKIITRIKNKFSFKINDFYHMYEQFVKTGKIRYKTINKKGLFVKEFTDNFIEKFDLTIITSFNSGVIPPKKKKFSYIPFDIKKKFNINSYNNNNDYYFLNFIRIYKSSKKTFLLFKTHPDEINNGESSPFIKKLKIISKLSIENKMFNISNNIIENPIIISKTKSFLNSLHNLVNSGISPSSIKLYNKNPIFFYCKKILKINEQEEKEKFPRIIIGKIIHKILKILYSSIIGNNITIDWIKEKKSIIDIIINKFFLEENKTISGENMLLYFIIKNYIKNFLSWDEKYIKNGHNIIIKKIEYKTSTLLKIKSKKVKLHGIIDRIDELDGKIRIIDYKIGISKRKSINIYKEDVKDIFINPKYENIMQLLIYTYLWFSSNMINKKYSPLIGIVSPIQSMDNSIFKIPINFFFKEKYNITYKNYKEYFLPHLLYRISEILDPKIPIVEKLIDYQYIS; translated from the coding sequence GTGGAAATAGAAAAAATAATAAGAAATATATCGTCATTTTTTGATGATGGAAAAACTTTAAAAAAACGATTTATATTCATATCAAAAGATTCTACTTTTATAGAATTATTATCAAATGAATATAATGCTAATTTTAAAAATACAAAAACTAAATTTTTTACAATAGAAAAATTCTTAGAAAAGATTTCTGGATTAAAAAAAATAGATAATTATTATATCTTTCTTCATTTTCTTTATTTTTTAAAGGAAAGTGATTTTTTAGTAAAAAAATCTTTAGAATATTTAAAATGGATTCCTAATATTTTATATGATATACAAAATATTGATTTTAATATTGATAAATTTTTCTCAAATATTATTTCTACAGAAACAATAAAAAAATGGAAGTGTAAAAATTCTTTTTATAAAGAAAATCCTTTTATATTTTGGGATATTATTAAAAAGTATTATTATTTAATACATTCTCAACTAATTATAAAAAGAATAATTTATAAAGAATTACTTTTTAAAAAAGTAGTTCCTAATCTATATAATTTTTTATCAAATAGTTCATGTGAAGAGATTATATTTTTTTTTAGAAAAGATTTCATTTTTAATAAATGGGAAAATAATTTTATAAAAAAAATAAAGGAATACCATAAAGGATACTTATATGAATTATCTATGAAAAAATTTTTTACAAAAGATTACATTATAAAATATAATGATAATAAAATTAATAATTTTTCAAAATTGAAAATAATAAGTGTTTCTAAAGAAATAGAACAAGTAAAAATTTTAGAAAAAATAATACGTAAATTTATTAAAAAAAAAAAGACAAAAACCCATAATAATATATTAATAATTCCAGGAGATATAAATCTTATAATTCCTATAATTTACTCTGTAAACAATATTTTAAAAATAAAAATATCATTCGATATAGATTATCCCTTTAAAATAATTCCTATTAATTATACTTTTCAATCTATTTTTAAATTTTTATTGAATAAACATTCAAAAAATATACTAATAAAACAATACATAAAAAATTTATTGTTAGATGGATATATAAAAAAATTTTTTTCTAAAAATGATATTGGAATTATTTTTCAAATAAACACACTAAACATAAAAAATGTTTTAATAGGGATTTTAAGTATAGTAAGAAAATTTAAAAATTATTTGTTTTATAATGTAAAAAAACATTTTTTAGAATTAAAATTTCTTTCTAAATTAGAAAAATTTATTTTAAAAATTAAAATAATAACAAGGATAAAAAATAAATTTTCATTTAAAATTAACGATTTTTACCACATGTATGAACAGTTTGTTAAAACTGGAAAAATACGTTATAAAACTATAAACAAAAAAGGATTATTTGTTAAAGAATTTACAGATAATTTCATAGAAAAATTTGATTTAACAATAATAACTTCTTTTAATAGTGGAGTAATTCCTCCAAAAAAAAAAAAATTTTCTTATATTCCATTTGATATTAAAAAAAAATTTAATATTAATTCTTATAATAATAATAATGATTATTACTTTCTTAATTTTATAAGAATTTATAAATCTTCAAAAAAAACATTTCTTTTATTCAAAACCCACCCAGATGAAATAAATAATGGAGAAAGCAGTCCATTTATTAAAAAATTAAAAATTATATCAAAATTATCAATTGAAAATAAAATGTTTAATATTTCTAATAATATTATAGAAAATCCTATTATAATTAGTAAAACTAAATCTTTTCTTAATTCTTTACACAATCTTGTAAATAGTGGGATCTCTCCAAGTTCTATAAAATTATATAATAAAAACCCAATATTTTTTTATTGCAAAAAAATATTAAAAATAAATGAACAAGAAGAAAAAGAAAAATTTCCCAGAATAATAATAGGAAAAATTATTCATAAAATACTAAAAATATTATATTCCTCTATAATAGGAAATAATATTACTATTGATTGGATTAAAGAAAAAAAAAGTATAATAGACATCATAATAAATAAATTTTTTTTAGAAGAAAATAAAACAATAAGTGGAGAAAACATGTTATTATACTTTATAATAAAAAATTATATAAAAAATTTTCTTTCATGGGACGAAAAATATATTAAAAATGGGCACAATATTATTATAAAAAAAATAGAATATAAAACATCTACTTTATTAAAAATAAAATCTAAAAAAGTAAAATTACATGGGATAATAGATCGTATAGATGAATTAGATGGAAAAATAAGAATTATTGATTATAAAATAGGGATTTCAAAAAGAAAATCAATAAACATTTATAAAGAAGATGTTAAAGATATTTTTATTAATCCAAAATACGAAAATATTATGCAATTACTTATCTATACATATTTATGGTTTAGTTCTAATATGATAAATAAAAAATATTCACCTTTAATAGGAATTGTTTCTCCTATACAATCAATGGATAATTCTATATTTAAAATTCCAATAAACTTTTTTTTTAAAGAAAAATATAATATAACATACAAAAATTATAAAGAATATTTTCTTCCTCATCTATTATATAGAATTTCAGAAATTTTGGATCCTAAAATTCCAATAGTAGAAAAACTTATTGATTATCAATATATTTCTTAA
- the leuB gene encoding 3-isopropylmalate dehydrogenase gives MEKNISVIYGDGIGPEIMKETIKILNSITKKYGHNFYYHYLLAGIEAIKMTGNPIPEKTLQICSKSDAILLGCIGDPAYKCKSGYKKITPEDGLLQLRKKMKLYCNIRPVIFYPDIHRSPINRELLKNVNFVIYRELTGGIYFGEKGRNESGELAYDNCIYSKNEIERIGNLAFKASISRRKKLTLVDKSNVLETSKLWREVIIKIGLSYPEVKLDFLYIDNAAMQIILNPSRFDVILTDNMFGDILSDESSVICGSIGMLPSSSIGGKTPLFEPVHGSYPKAKGKNIANPLGCILSGSMMLEYFGMHKEKCLLEEAVKKSIENGVFTEDICYNTNPSTTEDVGNYIKKYIDNQ, from the coding sequence ATGGAAAAAAATATTTCTGTAATATATGGAGATGGAATAGGCCCTGAAATTATGAAAGAAACAATAAAAATTTTGAATTCCATTACAAAAAAATATGGACATAACTTTTATTATCACTATTTATTAGCTGGTATTGAAGCAATAAAAATGACAGGGAATCCTATTCCAGAAAAAACATTACAAATTTGTTCAAAATCAGATGCAATATTATTGGGATGTATAGGGGATCCTGCATATAAATGCAAAAGTGGATATAAAAAAATTACACCAGAAGATGGTTTATTACAACTTAGAAAGAAAATGAAATTATATTGTAATATACGTCCCGTAATTTTTTATCCAGATATTCATAGATCACCTATAAATAGAGAATTATTAAAAAATGTTAATTTTGTTATATATAGGGAATTAACTGGGGGAATTTATTTTGGAGAAAAAGGAAGGAATGAAAGTGGAGAATTAGCTTATGATAATTGTATATATTCTAAAAATGAAATAGAAAGAATTGGTAATTTAGCATTTAAAGCTTCTATTAGTAGAAGAAAAAAACTAACCTTGGTAGATAAATCTAATGTATTAGAAACTTCTAAATTATGGAGAGAAGTTATAATTAAAATAGGATTATCTTATCCTGAAGTAAAACTAGATTTTTTATATATAGATAATGCAGCTATGCAGATTATTCTAAATCCTAGTAGATTTGATGTTATTTTAACGGATAATATGTTTGGAGATATTTTATCAGATGAATCTAGTGTAATATGTGGATCAATAGGAATGTTACCTTCTTCTTCCATAGGTGGAAAGACTCCATTATTTGAACCAGTTCATGGATCTTATCCTAAAGCAAAAGGAAAAAATATAGCAAATCCACTGGGATGTATATTATCTGGATCTATGATGTTGGAATATTTTGGAATGCATAAAGAAAAATGTCTTTTAGAAGAAGCTGTAAAAAAATCTATAGAAAATGGTGTTTTTACAGAGGATATTTGTTATAATACAAATCCAAGTACAACAGAAGATGTTGGAAATTATATTAAGAAATATATTGATAATCAATAA
- the leuD gene encoding 3-isopropylmalate dehydratase small subunit: MKKLKVIISRIVPLYIDDIDTDQIIPARFLKEFKRKVYAKNLFIDWKYKKNGLINKDFILNNPNFKGKILLSGRNFGCGSSREHAVWALLDYGFRVIISSFFADIFKENALNNGLLPVEISDVFVKKLFNITKKNPKIKVKVDLLNQKISIINTKEINTFYIHPYKKYCFINGYDDIDFLVSMKKEIEIFERKKKYIF, encoded by the coding sequence ATGAAGAAATTAAAAGTTATTATTAGTAGAATAGTACCTCTATATATAGATGATATAGATACAGATCAGATTATCCCTGCTCGTTTTTTAAAGGAATTTAAACGTAAAGTTTATGCAAAAAATCTTTTCATAGATTGGAAATATAAAAAGAATGGATTGATAAATAAGGATTTTATTTTGAACAATCCTAATTTTAAAGGAAAAATTCTTTTGTCTGGAAGAAATTTTGGATGTGGATCTAGTAGAGAACATGCAGTATGGGCTCTTTTAGATTATGGATTTAGAGTAATAATATCTAGTTTTTTTGCTGATATTTTTAAAGAAAATGCATTAAATAATGGGTTGTTACCAGTAGAAATATCAGATGTTTTTGTAAAAAAATTATTTAACATTACGAAAAAGAATCCAAAAATTAAAGTAAAAGTGGATTTATTAAATCAAAAAATATCTATTATAAATACAAAAGAAATTAATACTTTTTATATTCATCCATACAAAAAATATTGTTTTATTAATGGATATGACGATATAGATTTTTTAGTTTCTATGAAAAAAGAAATAGAAATTTTTGAAAGAAAAAAAAAATATATTTTTTAA
- the leuC gene encoding 3-isopropylmalate dehydratase large subunit: MLYNNKIKKPKSLFDKIWDAHLVKKLENNIDVIYIDKHYIHEVTSPQAFLKLEEKNLQIFRPKQIIATVDHNVPTINQHLPISDPLSRNQINLLTNNCKKFGIHCLYKLGDKNNGIVHVIGPELGHTLPGMTIVCGDSHTSTHGAFGCIAFGIGTSQVAMVMASQCLLLYKPKQMRICINGKLKKSVTSKDVILYIISKLGVNAGVGYFIEYSGTVFDKMSMEGRMTICNMSIEMGSKGGLIYPDKITIDYINKIYIKLNENIIKYWKSLKTDKDFIFDKEYTFKAEEISPMITYGTNPGMAIKINESIPDKSFFNETSFKSLNYMGFCPGESLIGKNINYVFIGSCTNSRIEDLRLVASIVKGKKKAKNVRTIIVPGSNKVVEQAKKEGLDIIFRESELEFRQPGCSACLGMNEDKIPSGEYCISTSNRNFEGRQGPGARTLLASPLTAAVVSIVGKIVNIDKYVYEEIKSYY; encoded by the coding sequence ATGTTATATAATAATAAGATAAAAAAACCAAAATCATTATTTGATAAAATTTGGGATGCACATTTAGTAAAAAAATTAGAAAATAATATAGATGTTATTTATATAGATAAACATTATATACATGAAGTCACTAGTCCACAAGCATTTTTAAAACTAGAGGAAAAAAATTTACAAATTTTTAGGCCAAAACAAATTATTGCTACAGTGGATCATAATGTTCCTACAATAAACCAACATCTTCCAATATCTGATCCTTTATCAAGAAACCAAATAAATTTATTAACAAATAATTGTAAAAAGTTTGGAATTCATTGCTTATATAAATTAGGTGATAAGAATAATGGTATAGTTCATGTTATTGGACCTGAATTGGGTCATACATTACCTGGAATGACAATAGTTTGTGGAGATAGTCATACTTCAACTCATGGGGCATTCGGATGTATCGCTTTTGGAATTGGAACTAGCCAAGTAGCTATGGTAATGGCTAGTCAATGTTTATTATTATATAAACCAAAACAAATGAGAATTTGTATAAATGGAAAGTTGAAAAAAAGTGTTACATCAAAAGATGTAATATTGTATATTATTTCCAAATTAGGTGTTAATGCAGGAGTTGGATATTTTATAGAATATAGTGGGACTGTATTTGATAAAATGAGTATGGAAGGAAGAATGACAATTTGTAATATGAGTATTGAAATGGGATCAAAAGGTGGTCTTATTTATCCAGACAAAATTACTATAGATTATATTAATAAAATATACATTAAATTAAATGAAAATATAATAAAATATTGGAAATCATTAAAAACTGATAAAGATTTTATTTTTGATAAAGAATATACGTTTAAAGCAGAAGAGATTTCTCCTATGATAACTTATGGTACAAATCCAGGAATGGCCATAAAAATAAATGAATCTATTCCAGATAAATCATTTTTTAATGAAACATCTTTTAAATCATTGAATTATATGGGTTTTTGTCCAGGAGAATCTTTAATTGGAAAAAATATAAATTATGTATTTATAGGAAGTTGTACTAATTCTAGAATAGAAGATCTTAGACTAGTAGCATCTATAGTTAAAGGAAAAAAGAAAGCTAAAAATGTTAGAACTATTATTGTCCCTGGGTCTAATAAAGTAGTAGAACAAGCAAAAAAAGAAGGATTAGATATCATTTTTAGAGAATCTGAATTAGAATTTAGACAACCAGGATGTTCGGCATGTTTAGGGATGAATGAAGATAAAATTCCTTCAGGAGAATATTGTATTTCTACCTCTAATAGAAATTTTGAAGGTAGACAAGGCCCAGGAGCAAGAACTTTACTTGCAAGTCCTTTAACTGCGGCTGTTGTTTCTATAGTAGGTAAAATAGTAAATATAGACAAATATGTTTATGAAGAAATTAAAAGTTATTATTAG